In Caproicibacterium amylolyticum, a genomic segment contains:
- a CDS encoding metal ABC transporter ATP-binding protein has translation MAECKCSTEIRSLGVRRHGAQILHDVNLDIHHGEILALIGQNGAGKSTLLKALLGRLPHTGTVTFRNPQGTVLKEPHIGYVPQNLVFDRATPVTVQDMLSANLTRFPVWLGHHKEQKECAAQMLQRVGGSPDLLPKRLGALSGGELQLVLLAFALEPMPDLLLLDEPVSAVDRRGIELFYDLVTHMRKQHEMPIILVSHDLSHVMKYANRAALLDGTIVVSGPVEEVMHTDAVQEAFGLKLAGGETL, from the coding sequence ATGGCAGAATGTAAATGCAGCACCGAAATCCGCAGCCTGGGGGTCAGAAGGCACGGTGCCCAGATTCTGCATGACGTGAATCTGGACATCCACCACGGTGAAATTTTGGCGCTGATTGGGCAAAATGGCGCCGGCAAAAGCACCCTGCTCAAAGCGCTGCTGGGTCGTTTGCCGCACACCGGCACGGTTACCTTCCGCAATCCACAGGGAACGGTGCTGAAGGAACCGCACATAGGCTATGTGCCGCAGAATCTTGTTTTTGACCGCGCCACACCGGTCACCGTGCAGGATATGCTGAGCGCCAATCTGACCCGCTTCCCGGTCTGGCTTGGACACCACAAAGAGCAGAAGGAGTGTGCCGCCCAAATGCTGCAGCGTGTAGGCGGTTCTCCGGATTTGCTGCCAAAGCGCCTCGGTGCGCTTTCCGGCGGCGAATTGCAGCTGGTACTGCTTGCTTTCGCGCTGGAACCAATGCCGGACTTGCTGCTGCTGGATGAACCGGTTTCCGCTGTGGACCGCCGTGGTATTGAACTGTTTTATGACCTGGTGACCCATATGCGCAAGCAGCACGAAATGCCGATTATTCTGGTTTCGCACGACCTTTCGCACGTTATGAAGTATGCAAACCGCGCAGCACTGCTGGACGGAACGATTGTAGTCAGCGGCCCTGTCGAAGAAGTGATGCATACAGACGCAGTGCAGGAGGCCTTCGGGCTGAAATTGGCGGGAGGTGAGACCCTGTGA
- a CDS encoding metal ABC transporter substrate-binding protein: MKQIFSKITAGLLAAVLLLCTLSGCVRRTAEKPSFRVMTSFYPVYIMAVNITNGIDGVQVSDMAGQQTGCLHDYQLQSSDMQALSSADLFIINGAGMESFMTKVTDQLPKLTVLDSSTNVPRITDETGEVNPHMWVSISSYIIQVQNIAAGLAKADHTHAVQYQKNSDVYLKKLENLRTRMHTALDPLPNRNIITFHEAFPYFAKEFDLNIVQTVQREPDSQPSAKELAESIRLIRSSGVKAVFAEPQYEQSAAKIIAQESGASMYSLDPAATGSNDVNAYLDAMEKNMQTLQRALR, encoded by the coding sequence ATGAAACAAATATTTTCAAAAATAACCGCCGGACTTTTGGCAGCAGTCCTGCTTCTGTGCACACTTTCCGGCTGTGTACGCCGCACCGCGGAGAAACCAAGCTTCCGTGTTATGACTTCTTTTTACCCTGTGTATATTATGGCCGTTAATATTACAAACGGTATAGACGGTGTGCAGGTCAGCGACATGGCGGGGCAGCAAACCGGCTGCCTGCACGATTACCAGCTGCAAAGTTCGGATATGCAGGCGCTTTCCAGCGCTGACCTTTTCATTATTAACGGCGCGGGCATGGAAAGCTTCATGACCAAGGTAACAGACCAGCTGCCAAAACTAACCGTACTGGACAGCAGCACAAACGTGCCGCGCATTACAGACGAAACCGGCGAAGTTAACCCGCACATGTGGGTAAGCATCAGCAGCTACATCATTCAGGTGCAGAACATCGCCGCCGGGCTGGCAAAAGCTGACCACACACACGCGGTACAGTACCAAAAAAATTCCGATGTTTACCTAAAAAAGCTTGAAAATCTGCGCACACGGATGCACACTGCGCTTGACCCGCTGCCCAACCGGAACATTATCACCTTTCACGAAGCATTTCCCTATTTTGCAAAAGAATTTGACTTAAATATCGTACAAACCGTTCAGCGGGAACCGGACAGCCAGCCCAGCGCTAAAGAACTGGCCGAATCCATCCGGCTGATTCGCTCAAGCGGTGTCAAGGCTGTGTTCGCAGAACCGCAATATGAGCAGTCCGCCGCCAAAATCATTGCACAGGAAAGCGGCGCTTCCATGTATTCACTGGACCCCGCTGCAACCGGCAGCAACGATGTAAACGCTTATCTGGATGCGATGGAAAAGAATATGCAGACACTGCAGAGAGCACTGCGGTGA
- a CDS encoding MalY/PatB family protein yields MRYDFSSKVERKGTGSFKWNEMYVKKPDVSPETVPLSVADMELMNPPEIIMGLQSFLDSAVLGYTGMTPAYKKAVFGWMKRWHNWEPDESWIVTSPGVVPAFFNAVRAFTEPGDGAILMPPVYYPFLGAIEKNGRLAVENPLRLEDGTYTIDFEDLEEKARDPKNKLLLFCSPHNPVGRVWNREELRRVSEICLANHVFVVSDEIHSDLLLPGVHHTVFASLSKEAAQNCIVCTAPSKTFNLAGLQTSNIFIPNEERRREFCGEFAKTAVGGVGILGLKACEIAYTECDDWLRQLRKLLLENHELVKSFMAENLPQIHVFPLEGTYLQWMDFRGLGMDYRHLESFMQQKAEWFLDEGYVFGKEGRGFERLNLACPTSVLQDALERLKRALKP; encoded by the coding sequence ATGCGGTATGATTTTTCCTCTAAGGTGGAGCGAAAAGGGACAGGGTCCTTTAAATGGAATGAAATGTATGTAAAGAAACCGGATGTTTCGCCGGAAACTGTGCCGCTTTCTGTGGCGGATATGGAACTGATGAATCCGCCGGAAATTATTATGGGCTTGCAGAGCTTTTTAGATTCCGCAGTGCTGGGCTATACTGGTATGACACCGGCATACAAAAAAGCGGTGTTCGGTTGGATGAAGCGCTGGCACAACTGGGAACCTGATGAAAGCTGGATTGTCACTTCACCGGGGGTTGTGCCTGCCTTTTTCAATGCGGTGCGTGCTTTTACCGAGCCGGGGGACGGCGCCATTCTGATGCCGCCGGTCTATTATCCTTTTTTGGGCGCGATTGAAAAGAATGGACGCCTGGCTGTGGAAAATCCGCTGCGCCTGGAGGACGGCACCTACACCATTGATTTTGAGGACTTAGAGGAAAAAGCGCGTGACCCCAAAAACAAGCTGCTGCTTTTCTGCAGCCCGCACAATCCGGTGGGTCGTGTTTGGAACCGAGAGGAACTGCGGCGTGTTTCGGAAATCTGCCTTGCAAATCATGTGTTTGTTGTGTCGGATGAAATCCACTCGGATTTGCTGCTGCCGGGGGTACACCATACGGTGTTTGCTTCGCTTTCCAAAGAAGCTGCGCAGAACTGCATTGTTTGTACGGCACCCAGCAAAACCTTTAACCTGGCGGGGCTGCAAACTTCCAATATTTTCATTCCAAATGAGGAACGCCGAAGAGAGTTCTGCGGGGAATTTGCAAAGACCGCAGTCGGCGGCGTGGGCATTTTGGGGCTGAAAGCCTGTGAAATCGCTTATACTGAATGTGATGATTGGCTGCGCCAGCTGCGCAAACTGCTTTTGGAAAACCACGAGCTGGTAAAATCGTTTATGGCGGAGAACCTGCCGCAGATTCACGTTTTTCCGCTGGAGGGAACGTATTTGCAGTGGATGGATTTTCGCGGACTGGGCATGGATTACCGTCATTTGGAATCTTTCATGCAGCAGAAAGCGGAATGGTTCCTGGATGAAGGGTATGTGTTCGGCAAAGAGGGGCGTGGCTTTGAGCGACTGAACCTTGCCTGCCCGACATCTGTTCTGCAGGATGCACTGGAGCGTTTGAAACGCGCTTTAAAACCTTGA
- a CDS encoding TIGR04076 family protein, translating into MPQVKITVVQSHCRASCMKQGDCFLIGDVCPPICHELWNCAYPMVYTLLNGGMLDYGAGKAPMFDLACPDGSRVVIHGERI; encoded by the coding sequence ATGCCGCAGGTAAAAATTACTGTCGTGCAAAGCCACTGCCGCGCCAGCTGTATGAAACAAGGGGACTGCTTTCTAATCGGTGATGTCTGCCCACCAATCTGCCATGAATTGTGGAATTGTGCGTATCCAATGGTTTACACGCTGCTGAACGGCGGTATGCTGGACTACGGCGCCGGAAAAGCGCCGATGTTTGACCTTGCGTGCCCAGACGGCAGCCGTGTTGTCATTCACGGAGAACGAATTTGA
- a CDS encoding metal ABC transporter permease, which translates to MNALYTLIDTILPFDWTEFTYMKNALIAILIITPLFGLVGTMIVNNKMSFFSDALGHSALTGIAIGVLLGTDNYLLSMMGFALVFALCISAVMGSGVSSSDTIISVFSSVGLALGVVILSATGGFAKYSAYLIGDILTVQPEEITLLAVLLLAVILMWIFFFNKFMLSSVNADLAASKNIHVSLLQNMFVIIIAVLVTATIKWVGILIINSLLVLPAAAARNLARSMRSYHFWAVGISLFSGISGLIFSYYAGTAAGGTIVLVAAVIFFISFFIGKRAEHA; encoded by the coding sequence GTGAATGCGCTTTACACTTTGATTGACACGATTCTGCCTTTTGACTGGACAGAATTCACCTATATGAAGAATGCATTGATTGCCATTCTGATTATTACGCCATTGTTTGGGCTTGTCGGCACCATGATTGTCAACAACAAAATGTCCTTTTTCAGCGACGCACTCGGCCACTCCGCGCTGACCGGCATCGCCATCGGCGTACTGCTCGGTACAGACAACTACCTGCTTTCCATGATGGGATTTGCGCTTGTTTTTGCGCTGTGCATTTCCGCAGTCATGGGCAGCGGTGTTTCCAGTTCCGATACCATTATCAGCGTGTTCTCCTCGGTTGGTCTTGCGCTCGGCGTGGTGATTCTCTCCGCAACCGGCGGCTTCGCGAAATATTCGGCTTACCTGATTGGCGATATTTTGACCGTGCAGCCGGAGGAAATCACCCTGCTGGCGGTCTTGCTGCTTGCGGTCATTTTGATGTGGATATTTTTCTTCAACAAATTCATGCTTTCCAGTGTCAATGCGGACCTTGCCGCCAGCAAGAACATTCACGTCAGTCTGCTGCAAAACATGTTCGTCATCATCATTGCCGTACTGGTAACCGCCACAATCAAGTGGGTCGGCATTCTGATTATCAACTCTCTGCTGGTTCTGCCCGCGGCAGCAGCACGCAACTTGGCGCGCTCTATGCGCAGCTACCACTTCTGGGCAGTCGGCATCAGCCTATTCTCCGGCATTTCGGGTCTGATTTTCAGCTACTACGCAGGCACAGCGGCAGGCGGCACGATTGTGCTTGTGGCCGCAGTCATTTTCTTCATCTCGTTCTTTATTGGCAAACGTGCGGAGCACGCTTGA
- a CDS encoding helix-turn-helix domain-containing protein, with the protein MKKNFADIIMNPVRQRIVQYFILHQKATVSEIAAELSDVSRASLYRHIKILFEAGCLEVLEEKPVRGTVERTYGLVAQPMGSDVSKQDVSMLIQNSLFAIMASFAQYFQNSSTEDAQKDMISVSSCTLLLSDKEFTDMLGKIGQVYNEYLNNKPTAERKERCLTFISAPPQKDGKGENHA; encoded by the coding sequence ATGAAAAAAAATTTTGCAGACATTATTATGAACCCGGTACGGCAGCGCATTGTGCAGTACTTTATTCTGCACCAAAAAGCCACTGTCAGCGAAATTGCCGCCGAGCTCTCCGACGTTTCGCGCGCAAGCCTGTACCGCCACATCAAAATTTTGTTTGAAGCGGGCTGCCTGGAAGTACTGGAGGAAAAACCTGTGCGCGGTACTGTGGAAAGAACCTATGGGCTGGTTGCTCAGCCCATGGGAAGCGACGTTTCCAAGCAGGATGTTTCCATGCTGATTCAGAATTCACTGTTCGCTATCATGGCTTCTTTTGCGCAGTACTTTCAAAACAGCAGCACAGAGGATGCCCAGAAAGACATGATCAGTGTTTCTTCCTGCACCCTGCTCCTTTCAGACAAAGAATTTACGGATATGCTCGGAAAAATCGGTCAGGTGTACAACGAATACCTGAACAACAAACCAACTGCAGAAAGGAAAGAGCGATGCCTCACATTCATTTCTGCTCCGCCGCAAAAAGACGGCAAAGGAGAAAACCATGCTTGA
- a CDS encoding GrpB family protein, translated as MVKELSEMTLEELWQLFPIILKEHNPEYKQWYHAEKVNLIEKFGKQIIRINHIGSTAVEGLIAKPTVDILMETSADSDLQEIKEKLLSMGWLLMNSTDSPKFKQTYNKGYTKMGFADKVYHLHVRYRDDWNELYFRDYLMENPETARAYEKLKLSLMAKYKHNRDAYTEAKGEFILAVTEKARKKYGNIYA; from the coding sequence ATAGTGAAAGAATTATCTGAAATGACATTGGAAGAGTTGTGGCAGTTGTTTCCCATCATTTTAAAAGAACACAATCCAGAATATAAACAATGGTATCATGCTGAAAAAGTAAATTTGATAGAAAAATTCGGCAAGCAAATTATCAGGATAAATCACATTGGAAGTACCGCTGTAGAAGGTTTAATTGCAAAGCCAACGGTTGATATACTGATGGAAACTTCAGCAGACAGTGATTTGCAGGAAATAAAAGAAAAATTACTGTCTATGGGCTGGCTGCTGATGAATTCAACAGACAGTCCCAAATTTAAGCAAACCTATAATAAAGGGTATACCAAAATGGGCTTTGCTGATAAAGTGTATCATTTGCACGTAAGATATCGAGATGATTGGAACGAACTGTATTTTAGAGATTACCTCATGGAAAACCCCGAAACAGCAAGAGCGTATGAAAAATTAAAATTAAGTTTAATGGCAAAATACAAACATAATAGAGATGCATATACAGAGGCAAAAGGTGAATTCATCTTAGCTGTTACTGAAAAAGCAAGGAAAAAATACGGCAATATATATGCTTAA